The window CTCCTTCCAGGCAGTGGAAGCCACTTTTGAAGTCTTTAGAGTCAATTCTCCTTCCTCCAAAGCAATTGAATCAGTTTCAAGTTCTTTCATgcctaaaatgaataaaaattattcaaaagtaactcaactgcctggaagtgattCAAAATAACTCTGGCTAAAATTAGATGCTAATTCTAGGTAGTTGAAACCAGTTTTTAGCtcttttaagtcaattttttctcCTTCAAGGAAATTGAAACatgtgttatatattttttaagcctaAGACGcttaaaaatgacttcaaatacctataaatgacttaaaattactctagaaaaaagtaaataaatttttcagggAGTTGACGCCatatttaaagtcaatttttctatttttaaagcagttgaatcattttcaaaattttcagtcCTAAAATGAATACAAATGATTCTAAAGTGACTCAATTGCCCGAAAGTGATTCAAAATAACtgtggcaaaaattaaatattacttccaggcagtcgaaacTAGTTTTAAGCtctttaaagtcaatttttttctcattcaaGGCAGTCAAATCAGTTTCAACTTCTTTCAGacctaaaattaaagaaaaataattcaaaaggGACTTTAAGTACCTTCAACTGATTCAAAATTACCCTGGCAAGTTAAAtacattttccaggcagttgacgtcacttttcaagttttaaaagtaattttttcttattttaaagcaGCTGAATCATTTTCAGCTTTTTTCAgcagtaaaattaatataaatgattcAAGGAtaagtcaactgcctggaactgTTAAAGTTTAAGATTTTCCAAGTCTTTGAAGtcaaattttctttctttcagaTTGTTGAACTAGTTTCAAGTTCTTCTGATTCAAAATGACTCTGGCAAGAATTCAAtactacttccaggcagttgaagcccaGTTTACAACTCTATTAAGTCAATTTTTCCTCCTTCCAGGCAGTGGAAGCCACTTTTGAAGTCTTTAGAGTCAATTCTCCTTCCTCCAAAGCAATTGAATCAGTTTCAAGTTCTTTCATgcctaaaatgaataaaaattattcaaaagtaactcaactgcctggaagtgattCAAAATAACTCTGGCTAGAATTAGATGCTACTTTTAGGTAGTTGAAACCAGTTTTTAGCTCtgttaagtcaattttttctcCTTCAAGGAAATTGAATcagtcttaaatttttttaagtctaagACGCTTAGAAATGACTTCAAATACCTATAAATGACGTAAAATtactctagaaaaaattaaataaatttttcagagAGTTGACGCCatatttaaagtcaatttttctatttttaaagcagttgaatcattttcaaaattttcagtcctaaaatgaatataaatgaTTCAAAAGTGACTCAATTGCCCGAAAGTGATTCAAAATAACtgtggcaaaaattaaatattacttccaggcagttgaaactagTTTTAAGCtctttaaagtcaatttttttctcattcaaGGTAGTCAAATCAGTTTCAACTTCTTTCAGatctaaaattaaagaaaaataattcaaaaggGACTTTAAGTACCTTCAACTGATTCAAAATTACTCTGGCAAGTTAAAtacattttccaggcagttgacgtcacttttcaagttttaaacgtcattttttcttattttaaagcaGCTGAATCAGTTTCAGCTTCTTACAGGagtaaaattaatgtaaatgaTTTGAAAATAACTCTGGCAAGAATAAGATATTACTTCCAGGCACCTACAGTTACTTTTGACCTCTTCAAAGCCAATTCTTGCTTCTTGCATGCAGTTGCATTAATTGCAAGTTCTTTGAAGCTTAGGTGGCTGGAAagtgacttcaaatgcctggaagtgatTCAAAAATACCCTTAAAAAGTTGTAAACTCTCTTCACCTATCTATCccacaaaaaatggaaattcaTTCCAGTAGGGTAAGTGCAGAAACTACGTACATCTGTTGTTCTGTGAACTTCAATGATTCGCGTTTTATCAAAATAACAAGATTTATAGATGATATTGATTTTTACCCACTTTTGGTCATAAATCTTCATCTGAGAGCCaagaatcattgacgatcactacAAAATCATGATGCTCGTTTATAGTGATCATATTCACGTAAAGGCAGCATTCCTTCAAGGCGATCTGCGATGTAAGTGAGTAGTGAAATGTGGTAGAAATGCAATAAACGAGCTTTTCACCTACTTTTACTCATGAATCTCCATTTGAAAGTCAGGAATTGTTGACTATCTCTACCATATCATGATCCTCGTTTGTAGTGATCATATTGATGGACTGATGATCTAGGACGTAAGTGAGAAgtaaaatgcggtagaaacgcaATAAATGagctttttacccacttttagTCACAAATCTGCATCTGAGAGCCAggaatccttgacgatcgctaCAAAATCATGATCCTCGTTTGCACTGAACATATTCATGTCAGAATAATAACACTTTAAGGTGATCCAGGACATAAGTGAAGAGTGAAATGCAATAGAAACgcaaaaaacgaattttttacCCACTATTAGACATAAATTACCATCTGAGAGCCCAGGATcgttgacgatcgctataaaatcaTGATCCTCGTTTATAGTGATCATATTCACGTAAGAACAGCATTACTTCAAGATGATCCACGATGGAAGTGCGTAGTGAAATGTGGTAGAAATGCAATAAATGGGCTTTTCACCCACTTTGACTCATGAATCTCCATTTGAAAGCCAGGAATTGTTGACTATCTCTACAAAATCATGATCCTCGTTTGTAGTGATCATATTGACTTAAGAAGAACTGTAACTTCAAGGCGATCTGGGACGTAAGTGAAGAATGAAATACTGCAGAAAGCCAATAAATCCAATTAATAATCCTTAAGCTTAATCACAGTCTTTTTGTGATTTTACACATTTAATTCAAGCAGACATTACCCTAATGAATACAGCAAgatatttttgtgatttaaagaggtttttttatattttccccACTCATACAGCGCAGAAACAAGAATATAATCCTGGTTCCCTatcaattaatttctttaattatttcgaATGTCCCACCGAGTGTAAATTAAcgtaaaattgtaattttacactttttttcatcAATCGAGCTCACGTCCGGTGCGACAATTTAATCTCAATCTACGCCCACCAAGATCAAATCGCACCTCTCATTCCTTCCTGCGGCAAAGTCTATTTAATCTTGCGCGACATTTTTTACCATTTCACTTCCTATCCTGTGCAGTTTTATTACGGTTTATAAAAGGCACGTGCGAAAGGGAAAATGTTCCTCCATATTCTCACTTTGTTCCTCGTGTGTTTCACTTTAAGTGCTTCCGAACAAATACACCACATCTTTCAACCGGGTGATTATTTTGATCCGTTCGCGGAGGCAGAAAGTCAGCATAGGCCGACGCTTCTTCGCCAACCGAATTTGATTTTTGGCGAACCCAATACCGCGTTTAGTCAACCCAGAGGGTCACACAGTTACCCAAGAGCGATAGGGTTGAAAAGTGGCAACGGGGCACAATTGAACGCCCAAATTTGGCAACCCAGCAGGTTTTTCGTGAAACAGCAGCAGCAGCCACCTGTGAGTGCTGCCTTTACAGCTGAACCTGCTCCAAAGAGGTTTAATGGAGCTGAAAAAGGGAAGCCAGAGAGTGTAGCTGAGTCTCGAGAGACAGGGAATTATGCGCCTTCCTCAGTTGAATGTAAGTTGTACAGTTACCTGATAAAGTTGTTTATTGAGTAGGAAATGTGTTTCTTAGCGGCTAGTTCGGTTGGTAAGGGGCAGGATCATCATTCCTCACACCAAGCTGATCGTGGTCAGAGTGAAAAGAAAGAATACAAGTCTAATCATCATCACAGTGAGGAGGATCACGGGAAACATGAGGATCATAATAAGAAATCTGTTAAGGAGGAAAAGGGCGGACATGTGCAGAAACAGCAC of the Anthonomus grandis grandis chromosome 3, icAntGran1.3, whole genome shotgun sequence genome contains:
- the LOC126734170 gene encoding uncharacterized protein LOC126734170, whose translation is MFLHILTLFLVCFTLSASEQIHHIFQPGDYFDPFAEAESQHRPTLLRQPNLIFGEPNTAFSQPRGSHSYPRAIGLKSGNGAQLNAQIWQPSRFFVKQQQQPPVSAAFTAEPAPKRFNGAEKGKPESVAESRETGNYAPSSVESASSVGKGQDHHSSHQADRGQSEKKEYKSNHHHSEEDHGKHEDHNKKSVKEEKGGHVQKQHDEGSHYKKYHEGKKSHKAAKFGEKKGHKRGHKTKGYHNKFHRDEYHREHRFYDDYNKEGFHEKHGSDHKHYKKNEGGHKKGGSHRSGDSAKKYGKKGSTKKGHHEDDSKGFSREGGKKKFEKHHKEHHKKGAKAKGNRYGYEH